The following proteins are co-located in the Malassezia restricta chromosome II, complete sequence genome:
- a CDS encoding peroxin-4 — protein MHRDGHSASIRRLAHERRGAEHAQDEHIHGLRPVSDANLFAWSAVIHAPADGAYDGGRFEIDIQVPDTYPIKPPTMRFRTRIFHPNVHWKSGEICLDVLKTQWSPAWTLHSACTAVVALLDAPEPDSPLNVDAANLLRTGDLIAYRSMCAMFTRFYAT, from the coding sequence ATGCATCGAGATGGCCACAGCGCGTCGATCCGTCGCTTAGCGCACGAACGACGAggtgccgagcatgcgcaggaTGAGCATATCCACGGATTGCGGCCAGTATCAGATGCCAACTTGTTTGCGTGGTCTGCCGTGATTCACGCGCCTGCTGACGGTGCGTacgacggcggccgttTCGAGATCGATATTCAGGTACCGGATACATACCCCATCAAGCCGCCGACCATGCGCTTCCGCACACGCATCTTCCATCCGAACGTGCATTGGAAAAGCGGTGAAATCTGTCTAGACGTGCTCAAAACGCAGTGGTCGCCGGCATGGACGCTGCACAGCGCTTGTACCGCCGTAGTGGCCCTGCTCGATGCACCGGAGCCAGACAGCCCACTGAACGTCGACGCGGCCAACCTCCTACGAACAGGCGATCTTATCGCGTACCGATCGATGTGTGCGATGTTCACGCGTTTCTACGCCACGTAG
- a CDS encoding mitogen-activated protein kinase kinase kinase, translating to MHLWSEQRAASHAPYAHTIQGVPRASAMVTYQQPGAHHDEYGRRPVLPPGHVSGLSSHSRGHSHTSSDEMVWPQATSPRRTPMAMTGPAPLPPTNAYMSRPYSASSIHSQGSTPSSTDSGDRVIIQATLDNESFSVVNVTGIDSAPTIREMILRKLKLPWKDLSQWGLIRTEIGESDVGNSPLIDDDTLLSLCLQFGDDKGTVKFRVLQRRAVSDEPHEAPVVYASPILVPQHTAPANLAWPGDSLYASHQPPPVPYAPPNVARNVVPRRQPWIPTAPAGAPQHIKDTFLPPLTNRHMSPAVVLPPSQAPSFPYLQPGMLVPSSSLDDKALRKSSRPLSVHGMSSSRPAPSPHHAPVAAPNGRPASFQLDAPYKRDPDEAVPRRVLKPSKSPALSSSSDVGSPQDENVYPNSTPPVLYRGESSLGPRPLPVPSPISSASPASAQMSPWRQDIHSEWTDHIPSDRSTQSDHSGDSSMQRLMAHLRVSQERKNVSTSDAPAFDSFADDTLGGTFAQPLDASTLTTRPHDADTLRPSPSTLTPRDASRPVLTLSISPPPEPKAPSQASATTVASKSSQDSYRQSWAFRPPPEELYEQLDNLFPRHDLDQPLSDMALSPQTSSETPLSAQKEDRIVAGGTPSTKHRRAPRGLSRHQHHSIRIIAQNRRQLLEKTKQEERRNKLKNEEVLSRRKSTKLWGGRMVEMRTNGANSVGIVPDGNTHNSMDPDTQPVFKWVKGDLIGKGTYGRVYLALNATTGEMIAVKQVELPRTAADRDSSRQRSIVSALKSEIETLKDLDHPNVVTCLGFEETLDTLSIFLEYVPGGSIGSCLRRYGKFEEDMTSSFLNQTLQGLAYLHKQGILHRDLKADNLLVDYQGTCKISDFGTVRRSEDIYANVENMSLQGSIFWMAPEVVSLSRKGYSAKVDIWSLGCVVLEMLAGRRPWSDEEAVQAMFKIGAERRAPPVPKDVKISKPAAHFLRNCFEIDPDRRPTAARLLEHVFAWPSPNWCFEDSGLYKLLCPPK from the coding sequence ATGCATTTATGGAGTGAGCAGCGTGCAGCGTCACACGCGCCGTATGCACACACCATTCAGggcgtgcctcgtgccAGCGCGATGGTGACATACCAGCAGCCTGGAGCCCACCACGACGAATATGGAAGGCGGCCAGTCCTACCACCAGGGCACGTCAGTGGCCTGAGCAGCCATTCGCGCGGGCACTCACACACAAGTAGCGACGAAATGGTGTGGCCACAGGCTACCTCACCACGTCGCACACCCATGGCCATGACCGGCCCAGCGCCACTGCCGCCCACGAACGCGTACATGTCACGGCCGTATTCAGCCTCGAGCATCCACAGCCAGGGCTCGACGCCTTCGAGCACTGACTCGGGGGACCGTGTCATCATTCAGGCGACTCTAGACAATGAGTCCTTTTCCGTCGTCAACGTCACCGGCATTGATTCTGCGCCCACCATCCGTGAGATGATTCTGCGTAAACTCAAGCTGCCCTGGAAAGACTTGTCTCAGTGGGGCTTGATTCGCACAGAGATTGGTGAGTCGGATGTGGGAAACTCCCCGCTCATCGATGATGATACCCTCCTGTCCCTATGTCTCCAGTTCGGCGACGATAAAGGCACAGTCAAATTTCGCGTCCTCCAACGCCGCGCGGTCTCTGATGAACCTCATGAAGCGCCCGTCGTGTACGCGTCGCCCATCTTAGTGCCACAGCACACGGCTCCCGCGAACCTCGCATGGCCGGGCGATTCGTTGTATGCATCTCATCAGCCCCCGCCGGTGCCTTATGCGCCACCCAACGTGGCTCGGAACGTCGTCCCGCGGCGCCAGCCATGGATCCCTACAGCGCCAGCAGGAGCACCACAGCATATCAAAGACACATTTCTGCCCCCGCTTACGAACCGACACATGTCCCCCGCCGTGGTCCTGCCGCCCTCACAGGCCCCGAGTTTTCCGTACCTGCAGCCGGGCATGCTGGTGCCGTCATCGAGTCTGGACGACAAGGCTCTTCGAAAATCGTCACGCCCTCTCTCTGTGCATGGCATGTCGAGCAGTCGACCCGCCCCATCGCCCCATCATGCGCCCGTGGCGGCACCCAATGGGCGGCCGGCGTCCTTTCAACTCGACGCACCTTACAAACGCGATCCTGATGAAGCTGTCCCTCGACGCGTACTGAAGCCGTCGAAATCACCCGCCCTGTCCAGCTCCAGCGATGTCGGATCGCCTCAGGACGAGAACGTATACCCTAATTCCACGCCACCCGTCCTGTATCGCGGTGAAAGCAGCTTGGGTCCACGGCCACTGCCTGTGCCCTCGCCCATCAGCTCGGCTTCTCCAGCTTCGGCTCAAATGTCGCCCTGGCGCCAAGACATACACTCGGAGTGGACAGATCACATACCCTCGGACCGGTCGACGCAGTCAGATCACAGCGGTGACAGCTCCATGCAGCGGTTGATGGCACATTTGCGAGTGTCACAGGAACGCAAAAATGTCTCGACCTCGGACGCACCTGCCTTCGACTCGTTTGCCGACGATACGCTGGGCGGCACGTTTGCGCAACCACTGGACGCATCGACGCTCACAACTCGGCCGCACGATGCCGATACGCTGCGCCCATCTCCTAGTACTCTGACACCCCGCGACGCCTCTCGGCCCGTTCTTACTCTCTCTATATCCCCGCCTCCTGAGCCCAAAGCGCCGTCCCAGGCTTCGGCCACGACGGTCGCCTCGAAATCGTCGCAAGACAGCTATCGACAGAGCTGGGCATTCCGCCCGCCTCCGGAGGAACTGTATGAGCAACTGGACAACCTGTTTCCCCGCCACGATCTGGACCAGCCCCTCAGCGACATGGCTCTCTCGCCCCAGACTAGTAGCGAAACGCCGCTGTCTGCCCAGAAAGAGGACCGCATTGTGGCCGGTGGGACGCCGTCGACCAAGCACCGTCGTGCACCCCGTGGTCTTTCACGACACCAGCACCATTCGATCCGCATCATTGCACAAAACAGACGCCAGCTTCTAGAAAAGACCAAGCAGGAAGAGCGTCGAAACAAGCTGAAGAATGAAGAGGTTCTGAGCCGACGAAAGAGCACGAAACTATGGGGTGGACGTATGGTGGAAATGCGCACGAACGGTGCCAACTCGGTTGGCATCGTGCCCGATGGCAATACCCACAACTCGATGGACCCCGACACGCAGCCGGTGTTCAAGTGGGTCAAGGGCGACTTGATTGGCAAAGGCACATATGGCCGTGTGTATCTCGCACTCAATGCCACGACAGGTGAGATGATTGCGGTGAAACAAGTAGAGCTGCCTCGCACAGCGGCAGACCGTGACTCATCGAGGCAGCGCAGCATTGTGTCAGCCCTCAAGTCGGAGATTGAGACGCTCAAGGACCTCGATCATCCCAACGTCGTGACGTGCCTTGGCTTCGAAGAGACGCTGGACACGCTAAGTATCTTTTTGGAGTACGTCCCCGGTGGGTCCATCGGCAGCTGCTTGCGTCGGTACGGCAAGTTTGAAGAGGACATGACCAGCTCCTTTCTGAACCAGACGCTCCAAGGCTTGGCGTATCTCCACAAGCAGGGCATTTTGCACCGCGACCTGAAAGCGGACAACCTCTTGGTGGATTACCAAGGCACGTGCAAGATTTCTGATTTCGGCAcggtgcgtcgcagcgAAGACATTTATGCCAATGTGGAAAACATGTCGCTCCAGGGCAGTATATTTTGGATGGCGCCAGAGGTCGTGAGCCTATCGCGCAAAGGATACAGCGCGAAAGTCGATATTTGGAGTCTGGGCTGTGTTGTGTTGGAAATGCTGGCTGGCCGCAGGCCCTGGTCGGACGAagaggccgtgcaggccATGTTCAAGATCGGCGCTGAacgtcgtgcgccgcctgtgccgaaAGATGTAAAGATATCGAAACCGGCCGCCCACTTTTTGCGTAACTGCTTCGAGATTGACCCGGACCGCCGTCCCACCGCCGCGCGTCTGCTGGAGCACGTTTTCGCCTGGCCATCGCCGAATTGGTGCTTTGAGGATAGTGGGCTGTACAAGTTGCTGTGTCCTCCGAAGTAA
- a CDS encoding DNA replication licensing factor MCM3 gives MTDALDLDIPVLDDDLYKDRARTFVEFLDDQSGAVDYRTAVRQMLASEACRLIVSIDDVRVYNRDYADGLLNEPNGYLPPFEHALQVLVEQLHDPLKDDIQGKQFHIGLRGSFGDNHVNTRMLRSMHLGKMMSLEGIVTRCSLVRPKIVRSVHYCDTTSRFHMREYRDATMYGTGPPTTSTYPTTDESGNRLTTEYGLCTFRDHQMISIQEMPERAPPGQLPRSIDVVMDDDLVDQVKPGDRIQLVGMYKSLGNRVGQSTTSTFRTLMIGNYVYVLSNKAGGGISQLPLTDLDIRNINKISRREDVFDLLAQSLAPSIFGHDYLKRAVLLMLLGGQEKNLANGTHIRGDINILMVGDPSTAKSQMLRFVLNTASLAIATTGRGSSGVGLTAAVTTDRETGERRLEAGAMVLADRGVVCIDEFDKMSDVDRVTIHEVMEQQTVTIAKAGIHTTLNARCSVIAAANPIYGQYDVHKEPGRNIALPDSLLSRFDLLFVITDDIDEKRDRMISEHVLRMHRYVQPGQPAGVPAKDSLDQVLDVGGGPDDEAADQTQEDESPFEKYNPLLHMGIQGDQRQQVLSITFVKKYLQYAKSRIAPVLSPGAAAWISNVYANLRNDEQGGNMRRTAPLTARTLETLIRLATAYAKARLSQVVEEQDAEAAEAILRYALFKEVMHTKTTKRRKTRPVDDEEDEDEADDGFDSDDMDQDEADRQLGGQPTRQTPYVTRASTRAEAKAPAPPSASRATSSALREFRVRAAEALSTTFAEEEYIPLTTLLEAVNAAGPTPIPEEDARNALEAMSEDNQIMIAEDMVYKI, from the exons ATGACCGACGCACTGGATCTCGACATTCCCGTGCTGGATGACGATCTGTACAAGGATCGCGCACGAACGTTTGTCGAGTTTCTCGATGATCAAAGTGGCGCCGTCGATTACCGCACGGCCGTCCGCCAAATGCTGGCGTCCGAGGCCTGTCGATTAATCGTGAGtatcgacgacgtgcgcgtgtACAATCGCGATTACGCCGATGGCCTGCTAAACGAACCTAACGGCTACTTACCGCCTTTCGAGCATGCTCTACAGGTGCTCGTCGAACAACTGCACGACCCCCTCAAAGACGATATCCAGGGCAAGCAATTCCACATTGGGCTGCGCGGGAGTTTCGGTGACAACCATGTGAATACacgcatgctgcgcagTATGCACCTCGGAAAGATGATGTCGCTCGAAGGTATTGTCACACGGTGCTCGCTGGTGCGGCCCAAAATTGTCCGGTCCGTCCATTACTGTGATACGACCTCGCGTTTCCATATGCGTGAGTATCGCGACGCGACCATGTACGGCACAGGCCCGCCGACTACGAGCACGTATCCAACGACAGACGAGAGTGGGAACAGGCTCACGACCGAATATGGCTTGTGTACGTTCCGCGACCACCAGATGATCAGCATTCAGGAAATGCCGGAACGGGCGCCGCCAGGACAGTTGCCACGCAGCATCGATGTGGTCATGGATGACGACCTCGTCGACCAGGTCAAGCCGGGCGACCGCATCCAGCTCGTGGGTATGTACAAGTCGCTCGGTAATCGCGTGGGTCAAAGCACCACGTCTACATTCCGAACACTGATGATCGGCAACTACGTCTATGTGCTGTCGAACAAGGCCGGCGGTGGCATCTCACAGCTGCCACTCACAGATCTGGACATCCGCAACATCAACAAAATATCACGGCGGGAAGACGTGTTTGACTTGCTCGCCCAGTCGCTCGCTCCGTCCATCTTTGGGCACGACTACTTGAAGCGCGCCGTCTTGCTCATGCTCCTCGGTGGCCAGGAGAAGAACCTCGCAAATGGCACACACATTCGTGGCGATATCAACATCCTCATGGTGGGTGATCCATCCACTGCCAAGAGTCAGAtgctgcgcttcgtgctGAACACGGCGTCTCTGGCGATTGCCACGACGGGCCGTGGCAGCAGTGGTGTTGGTTTGACTGCAGCCGTCACGACCGATCGCGAAACAGGTGAGcggcgtctcgaggcgGGTGCTATGGTTCTGGCGGATcgcggcgtcgtgtgcATTGACGAGTTTGACAAAATGTCTGATGTAGACCGTGTCACGATCCACGAAGTCATGGAGCAACAGACGGTGACGATCGCCAAGGCAGGTATCCACACTACGCTCAATGCTCGCTGCTCCGTCATTGCCGCTGCGAATCCCATTTATGGTCAGTACGACGTGCACAAGGAACCTGGCCGGAATATTGCGCTGCCAGACTCGCTGCTGTCGCGTTTCGACTTGCTCTTTGTCATTACAGACGACATTGACGAGAAACGCGACCGCATGATTTCCGAGCATGTCTTGCGTATGCATCGCTACGTTCAGCCTGGCCAGCCAGCGGGTGTGCCTGCCAAAGACAGCCTCGATCAAGTCCTCGACGTCGGAGGCGGCCCTGACGATGAAGCAGCGGATCAGACGCAGGAAGATGAGTCGCCCTTTGAAAAATACAACCCCCTCTTGCACATGGGTATTCAAGGAGaccagcggcagcaggTTCTGTCGATCACTTTCGTGAAAAAGTACTTGCAATACGCCAAGTCACGTATCGCGCCTGTCCTGTCGCCTGGGGCCGCCGCGTGGATTTCGAATGTGTATGCCAACTTGCGTAATGACGAGCAGGGCGGAAATATGCGCCGCACTGCGCCCTTGACAGCCCGTACGCTGGAGACACTGATTCGCTTAGCGACGGCCtatgccaaggcgcgcctgAGTCAGGTGGTGGAAGAGCAAGATGCTGAGGCAGCGGAGGCGATTCTGCGTTATGCTCTCTTCAAAGAGGTCATGCATACCAAGACGACCAAGCGCCGGAAAACACGACCCGTggatgacgaagaggacgaggacgaggcagaCGATGGCTTTGATTCAGATGACATGGACCAAGACGAGGCAGATCGGCAGCTGGGTGGGCAGCCAACGCGACAAACGCCTTACGTCACGCGAGCGTCGACACGGGCAGAAGCGAAGGCCCCGGCGCCGCCATCAGCGTCGCGTGCTACCTCGTCTGCTCTGCGCGAGTTTCGTGTGCGTGCAGCCGAGGCATTGTCTACGACGTTTGCTGAGGAAGAGTATATACCGTTAACGACGCTATTGGAGGCCGTGAACGCGGCAGGTCCCACGCCCATCCCCGAGGAGGATGCACGCAATGCACTAGAAGCAATGAGTGAGGATAATCAGATCATGATCGCTGAAG ACATGGTGTACAAAATTTAg
- a CDS encoding translin family protein, whose protein sequence is MPDPVAELRGSFERFRDEIDSHNDKRERLIKASRDITALSKKLIFHLHRFSLERGDAATSSQAALLGEAHTKLQGIYAQLSQLAQEEGLVSDHDRPSVAMLRYERYVGDSIEEMVEAASFLHFLEHRTILPYEQMQRHFCAPDGRIVVHISPLRYILGLCDLNGELMRFAIDASASPDPMRIIHQVLHVQRTIYYTIEPMSPLLPDIRKKQSVTLSSIRKVENAAYTISVRSFEYGHDPQFIRDFVRRDLDTVRTDDYDTM, encoded by the exons ATGCCAGACCCTGTCGCTGAGTTGCGCGGGTCCTTTGAGCGCTTTCGTGATGAGATTGACTCGCACAATGACAAGCGTGAACGACTGATCAAGGCCTCGCGCGACATCACCGCCCTGTCTAAGAAGCTCATTTTTCATCTACATCGGTTctcgctcgagcgcggTGACGCGGCTACGTCATCACAAGCCGCATTGCTTGGTGAAGCTCACACCAAGCTGCAAGGCATTTACGCACAACTGTCTCAGCTGGCACAAGAGGAAGGACTTGTCAGTGACCATGATCGTCCGAGCGTAGCCATGCTTCGATACGAACGGTATGTGGGCGACAGCATAGAAGAGATGGTGGAAGCTGCGTCGTTTTTGCATTTTCTTGAGCACCGCACTATCCTCCCCTACGAGCAAATGCAGCGTCACTTTTGTGCGCCGGACGGCCGGATTGTGGTGCACATCTCGCCGTTGCGCTACATTCTGGGCCTATGCGACTTGAACGGTGAACTTATGCGCTTTGCCATCGATGCCTCGGCAAGTCCTGATCCCATGCGCATCATTCACCAAGTGCTGCATGTACAGCGCACCATCTACTACA CTATCGAGCCCATGTCGCCACTGTTGCCTGACATCCGCAAGAAACAGTCCGTCACACTCTCGTCCATCCGCAAAGTGGAAAATG CCGCCTATACCATCAGCGTCCGAAGCTTCGAATACGGACACGATCCGCAGTTCATCCGCGACTttgtgcgccgcgaccTGGACACGGTACGGACGGACGACTACGATACCATGTAG
- a CDS encoding Ras-related protein Rab-11A has product MAAESNYDYLFKVVLIGDSGTGKSNLLSRFTRNEFSLDSRSTIGVEFATRSINLDGKTIKAQIWDTAGQERYRAITSAYYRGAVGALLVYDIAKHSTYINVSRWLKELRDHADSNIVVMLVGNKSDLKHLRAVPTDEAKAFAAENNLSFIETSALDASNVEQAFQNILTEIYHIVSNKALQSSDDVIKPSGGETISVQPSTDDGGQPKKGGCC; this is encoded by the coding sequence ATGGCAGCCGAGTCGAACTATGACTATCTTTTCAAAGTGGTGCTGATTGGTGACTCGGGCACGGGTAAGTCGAACTTGCTGTCTCGTTTCACGCGCAATGAGTTCAGCCTCGATAGCCGCAGCACCATTGGTGTGGAATTCGCGACTCGCAGCATCAACTTGGACGGCAAGACGATCAAGGCACAGATTTGGGACACGGCCGGTCAGGAGCGCTACCGCGCGATCACGTCCGCTTATTACCGTGGAGCTGTGGGTGCGCTACTCGTCTACGACATCGCCAAGCATTCGACGTACATCAATGTGTCGCGCTGGCTCAAGGAGCTGCGTGACCATGCGGACAGCAACATTGTTGTGATGCTGGTCGGCAACAAAAGCGACTTGAAGCACCTGCGTGCTGTGCCGACCGACGAGGCAAAGGCATTCGCGGCCGAAAACAACCTGTCGTTCATCGAGACCTCGGCCCTGGACGCCTCCAACGTGGAGCAGGCCTTCCAAAACATTCTGACGGAAATCTACCATATCGTGTCGAACAAGGCACTGCAGTCGTCAGACGATGTCATTAAGCCCAGCGGTGGTGAGACGATTTCCGTCCAGCCATCCACTGACGACGGTGGCCAGCCAAAGAAGGGCGGTTGCTGCTAA
- a CDS encoding COP9 signalosome complex subunit 6 — MAVHVELHALPALSIAEHRTRALKYASTSNVAGVLVGHVMDGTRYEVVDSLAAPLRDDAQVDTEALRLAWALHQQVWPGRQVVGWYALGTEPAPHHAHMHATFLRCLSPDTPLTLVLLSEAAWHAFSHNDTWSPATVSLPSSATERIVLNDAHQRARFTDDAPSDAPRTHHILASMQSERRALQMLCDRLTVACDYVDGVCQGTQPHDPAILRDLATAVVNRRPAPQTHDETDALRSTYLATLLNNLHTLHEITEVHAFASSTAPAATSGGGRLVPDRLP, encoded by the exons ATggccgtgcacgtcgagctgcacgccTTGCCGGCGCTGAGCATCGCTGAGCATCGCACGCGAGCGCTAAAGTATGCGTCCACGAGCAATGTGGCCGGCGTACTTGTGGGCCATGTGATGGACGGCACCCGCTACGAGGTAGTGGATTCGCTAGCCGCGCCCCTCCGTGACGATGCGCAAGTCGACAcggaggcgctgcggctGGCATGGGCTCTGCACCAGCAGGTATGGCCTGGCAGACAAGTGGTGGGCTGGTATGCACTCGGTACCGAGCCTGCTCCCCACCATGCACACATGCATGCCACTTTCCTCCGCTGCCTCTCTCCAGACACGCCCCTTACGCTCGTCCTCTTGAGCGaggctgcatggcatgccTTCTCGCACAACGATACATGGTCACCCGCCACGGTATCGCTACCATCCTCTGCGACCGAGCGTATCGTGCTGAATGACGCCCATCAACGAGCGCGCTTCACGGACGACGCCCCCTCTGATGCACCCCGCACGCACCATATCCTTGCATCGATGCAGTCGGAACGCCGCGCTCTTCAAATGCTGTGTGATCGCCTCACCGTCGCATGCGACTATGTTGACGGCGTGTGCCAAGGCACCCAGCCCCACGACCCCGCCATCCTGCGTGACTTGGCTACGGCCGTGGTAAATCGACGTCCCGCTCCACAGACACACGACGAGACAGATGCCCTTCGCAGCACCTATCTCGCTACGCTACTCAACAACCTACATACGCTCCATGAG ATCACCGAGGTCCATGCATTTGCCTCGTCCACGGCCCCCGCGGCCACCAGTGGAGGTGGTCGCCTGGTCCCAGACCGTCTGCCATAG